AACATTTACGATCAGTCTGGCCAACGGCTACAACGGATATCTGCCACCACCTGAACAGCATTTATTAGGTGGATACGAGACTTGGCGGGCTCGATCAAGCTACTTGGCGCCCGATGCCGAACCGAAGATCCAAACCACTATCAAGCGTCTGCTGAATGAAGTGAGCCGATAGCGGTTGCCGACAGCCGTAACAGTTCGATCGATGCAATCAGCCGTCACACTTTGACTCACACCGGAAGGAACCGATAATGCAACAAGTGCTGGCACTGATCCTGGCGGGAGGAAAAGGGACGCGGCTGGAACCGCTGACTCGCGACCGCGCCAAGCCCGCCGTTCCCTTCGGCGGCGCCTATCGAATCATCGACTTCGCCCTCTCCAACTGCATCAACAGCGGTCTACGCAAGATCCTGGTCCTGACGCAATTCAAATCGGCCAGCCTTGATCGGCACATGAACCTCGGCTGGCGGTTCCTTTGCCGGGAATTGAACGAATATATCGACGTCCTGCCGCCGCAACAGCGCGTCGACGACAAATGGTATCAGGGGACCGCCGACGCGGTTTACCAGAACATCTACTCGATCGAACAAGCGCGATCGGAATACATTGTCATTCTGTCCGGCGATCACATTTACAAGATGGATTACGCCGACCTGCTGCGCGATCACATCGAATCCAAAGCGGTCCTGACCGTCGGCTGCATTCCGTGCTCGCTCGAGGAAGGGCGCGAATTCGGCGTGATGCAGATCGATGGGTCGCGACGCGTCATCGACTTTGAAGAGAAGCCCGCACATCCGAAACCGATGCCAGATGACCCCGCGCGCTGCATGGCATCGATGGGCATTTACGTCTTCAACACGAATTTCCTGTTCGACCAGCTGTGCCGTGACGCCACGGACGAAAAGAGTGCTCACGATTTCGGAAAGAACATCATTCCGACGCTGATCCAGACGGAACTTGTACGCGCGTACCCGTTCCGCGATAAGAATTCCGGGCACAGCATGTACTGGCGCGATGTCGGAACGCTCGACGCCTTTTACGAAGCAAACATGGATCTGGTCGCAGTCGACCCCGAACTCAACCTGTACGACCGGAACTGGCCACTGCGAACTTACGTCCCGCAAGAACCGCCACCTAAGTTTGTGTTCGCCCAGACGGCCGGCGCCAATCCTCGTTCCGGGCATGCACTCGACAGTCTGGTTTGCTCGGGATCCATTCTTTCTGGCGGAACCGTACGCCGCTCTGTCCTGGGCTACAATGTGCGTGTGAACAGTTGGGCCACCGTGGAAGATTCGATCCTGTTTGATGGGGTGGAAATCGGTCGAAACTGCAAGATCCGCCGTGCCATCATCGACAAACGCGTCCATCTGGCCGAAGGGACCGAGGTCGGATATCACCACGACCAGGATCGCGCTGCAGGATACACGGTGACGGATTCTGGCATCGTCGTCATCGGAAAAGCTGACTGAATTGCCCACAAGTCGTGCGACCTCAGCTAAGTTCCGATTCTTGAGACGGACTGGTTTTGGCCGGGATCGGCAGTGTTTTCGGAAATGTAAGACGGTATAATCCAGGGAAGCTGCCGGATTGCCCTCCCGAAAATGCCTGCCTGGAATTTCGTTTCGACTGTGCCACCGTCGTCTTTTGACAGAGCTGCGCCGTGCTAAAAACCCGATTCTCCGCCGCGTCAGGCATTGTGCCGTTGGGACTCTTCTGCCTGAGCGTGTCACCCATTGGTTGTGAGAGATCGGAGCAGATCACCGCATATACGGTCGTCAAACACGATTCGCTGCAGACGCCCGAGTACTTGAAGAGCGCACAACTTCGCCGCGAAGATGAAGAACGCCGCCGCCCAAAACCGAAACGGATGATTGCGACAATTGTTCCGCAGGGGCCGGCGCTGTGGTTCTTCAAAGTGGAAGGCCCCGTCAACGAGTTGGCCGCGCGCGAACCCGACATTCGAGACTTTCTGAAATCATTGACGTTCGCCTCGCCCGAGGCCCCTGAATGGAAACTTCCCGCAAATTGGAAACAGTTGCCGCCCGCGGGACCACGCTTTGCCACGCTGATCGTCGCTGGTGAACCACCATTCGAAATGTCGGTCAGCCAATTGCCAAATCGGACTGATCAACCGCTCGAAGAACAACTCGTCGCAAACATCAATCGCTGGCGCAATCAGGTGTCGCTACCGCCGATCGCTGAGGACGCCCTGGCAAAAGAGTCTGAGAAGCTCGATTTGAACGGAAACCCAGCCTACCTGGTGAACTTGGTCGGACGTGGTCTGCCGGTCCCTGGAAACATGACACCTCCGCCACCGCAGCAATCACAGGCTCCGTCGGCTGCGGCAAGCAAACCGGTTTTTGAAAAGCCGGCGGAATGGACGGAAGCTCCTGCAACCATGTTCGCGATGGTGTCGCTGCTGGCAAAAGATGGCGAAGCTGAAGCCAAGATCACCGTGACAAGCGCACGCGGCGACCGGTTGAGCAACGTCAATCGATGGCGCGACCAAGTTCAGCTGGAGCCTTGGAAAGAGCACGAATTAAAGGCCGCGGCACAATCGGTCGCGCTGAAGTCTGGGTCAGCAGAGTTGTACGAAATTGCGAACGGCGGGCGGACCATTTACGGCGTCATCGCTGAAGACCATGGACAGACTTGGTTCATTAAATTGGACGGTCCAACGGCGCTAGCGGAACGAGAGCGCTCACGCTTCGTTGCGTTCCTGCAATCGCTACACTGGGAATAACAATCGCCTGGAACGCATCCAGCCGACTTTCTGCGACTGATCATCCCGCATGTTGGGAGAGACGATAAATGGCCACCGACACCCTGCCGACGAACGAAACGAAACCATTCACAACTTCCGGTCCGTCAGGCGTGTCGCTCTGGGATGGCGTGAAACGCGTGCTCGAACCTGCGGCTTCGTTGAAGCTGACGGTGGTTCTGTTCGCACTATCGATCTTTCTAATCCTGGCGGGCACGTTCGCACAGGTCGACAAAGACATCTGGGAAGTGATCGGGCTTTACTTCCGCTGCTGGATGGCATGGGTTCCGCTGCAGGTGTTCTTTCCGCCCTCGTTTTTCCCTGAAAAGCCCATGGAAGTTCCGGGTGGCTTCTGGTTTCCCGGCGGAAAACTGCTGGGTCTGTTACTGGCCATCAACCTGGTCTCGGCACATCTGGTCCGATTCAAGGCGGTCGCCAAGGGTGGACGATTGGTCGCCGGGTTTCTGGCAATCGCCGCCGGATGTGCGGTGACGTATGCGATTATCGCTGCGGGGGCCAATAGCAAAGGCATTCAGGGCGATCCGTTGATTCCCTACACAACCCAATGGATCGGCTATCAAGGGCTGCTCGGTCTGGCGGCATTGAGCGCGGGCTTCGCTCTCGTCAGCCTGTGCCAGCAACCGCTGGCGAAAGCAGGCGACAAATGGGCACGACAACTGTTCTTGCGAGGGCTCGTCGCGGCGATCGGATTCGTCCTGGCCGCACTGTTGACCTGGATCATCATGCGCGGCGAAGCCGGGCGTCCGACGGACGCGTCACTGCGAATTCTTTGGCAGCTCACCCAAGGATCCGTCGCGTCGATCGCATTGCTGGGAGGCTGTTGGGCGGTCTTCGGCCAGCGTGCAGGCATCGTCCTGCTGCACGGTGGGATCGGTTTGATGATGTTCTACGAACTGCACGTCGCCCTGACCGCCGTTGAAACCCAGATGAATCTTGTCGAAGGGGAACGAACCAACTTCGTTCACGATATTCGTACGTGTGAACTGGCGATTGTCGACGTGACTGATCCGACAGAAGATCGTGTCGTGGCAATTCCCAAGTCGTTGGTCACCGGCAAAGAGCCGATTGAAACACCGGATCTGCCGTTCCGAGTGGTTGTCAAGAACTTCCAGCAAAACGCAAGACTGCGCCCGATCAAGTCGGACGACACCAATCTCGCAACCGAAGGTATCGGCCAAAAATGGTTCGCCGAGCCACGCAAACCGGGCGCCGGGACTGACAATGACAGCAAGATCGATATGCCCGCCGCATACGTCACGCTCGAATCCAAAACTGACGGCAAGCCTCTGGGAACACATCTAGTCAGTCTGGAACTCTCGCTGTCCGACAAATCAGACGTTACTCAGATCGGCGATAAGTCGTACCTGATCGAACTGCGTCCGAAACGGTACTACAAGCCTTATGTCTTCAAACTGAACGATGTTCGCAAGGAAGACTATCTCGGTACAAGCACCCCGCGGAACTACGCATCGACCGTGCACGTGGTCGATACCAGCCGTAACGTCGATGAAGACAAGACGATCTGGATGAACAATCCGCTCCGGTTCGCGAACGAAACGTTCTACCAAAGCGGCTATCATCAGGAAGAGGGAACAGGCATTGAACATACGACGCTGTCCGTCGTCGCCAACTCGGGTTGGATGATGCCGTATGTTGGTTGCATGCTTGTCGGTGTCGGCATGCTTGTCCATTTCTTGTCGATGCTAATCCGATTCCTGACTCGTGGTGATACGGTCGAACTATCGACTGCCGATGCGCAACGAGCATCACAACTGGCCGCCAAACTAGGAATGACCCCCAAGCCACCCGTCGGCGCACCTGCACGAACTGTGATCGGCGCGTCAAAATCCAGTCGGGCCTCAATGGCGCTCACCGCCGCAATTATGGCGTGTGCGATGGGATACGTGATCTATGGTGCGATTCCCCCCAAACCCAAGGAACTGTCGTTTGACCTGTATCGCTTCGGACAGATTCCTGTCGTCTCTGAAGGTCGAACGAAACCTCTCGATTCAGCCGCTCGCTCGGCGCTGCTGACGATTTCCGGGCGGACGCGAGTCGCTACGGGAGAGGGGCGAGAGAAAACCTACATCCCCGCAATTCAATGGCTGCTGGAAGTGATCTCGGACGCGAAAGTCTCAGACGAACGTCACATCTTCCGGATCGAGAACCTGGAAGTTCAGGAAACGGTCGGTGTCAAGAAACGCGACGAAATGCGTTATGCACGAAACGAAATTCAATCACGCGCCGACGAATTCAAGAAGCAGTACGATCTCGCCAGCAAACAATCGCACGACGACCCAAAGCAACTGAGTGTCGCTCAAAAGAAGTTGTTGGAACTGAGCGAAAAGTTCTCCACGTTCCTGAATCTGAAAGCGGCGTTCGGCCTGCAAAACACCATCGGCGGGACGACGGAAACGGAAGTTTTCGAATCCTTCCGACGAGTCATGGATCAGACGCAGAGCATCGAAGAACGCGGGCAACCGGTCTTTGCGGTCGGGCCGACGGACAAGGACGACAACTGGCACACGCTGGCGCGGGCCTGGATGCTGAACTTGATCAACCGGATCCAGAAGAAGGGCGATCCCAATCCAACGGTCCTCGCATGGGAACAGATTCTTAAAGCCTTTTCCGACGACAAACCGGCGGACTTCAACAAGGCCGTTGACAGCCTATTGGCGCAGATCAACGAACATCCACCTGCTGATGTCACCCCTTGGGTCATCCGGCTCGAGTCGTACATCAACCATACCCAGCCGTTCAGCTACGCGATTGTCATGTACCTGTTGGCGTTCATCCTGAGCGCGATGGGCTGGCTGTTCTGGCCGCAGGGCTTCAACCGAGCCGCGTTCGGCCTGCTGATGGTGGCGTTTGTCGTCCACACGGCGGGACTGCTAGCGCGATTGATCATTTCCGGTCGCCCCCCCGTCACGAACTTGTATTCGTCGGCGGTGTTCATTGGCTGGGGCTGCGTCCTGCTGGGAATGTTGTTCGAACTGATCTATCGAATCGGGATCGGCAATTTGGTCGCCGGTGTCGCAGGATATGCGACGCTGTTGATCGCGGACGTCCTGGCTTCGGATGGCGACACGTTCACGGTGCTGCAAGCGGTGCTCGATACTCAATTCTGGCTGGCCACACATGTGACCTGTATTACGCTGGGCTACGCGACGACCTATCTAGCAGGACTGTTCGGTGTCGCGTACATCATTCGCGGTGTTCTAACGCCATCTCTGACCGCAGACGATGGGCGTGATATTACGCGCATGATCTACGGAACACTGTGTTTCTCGATCTTTTTCAGCTTCATCGGAACCGTGCTCGGTGGTCTTTGGGCTGACGATTCGTGGGGACGATTCTGGGGTTGGGACCCGAAAGAAAATGCCGCATTGATTATTGTGCTCTGGAATGCCCTGGCCCTACATGCGCGTTGGGGTGGAATGGTAAGGGAACGGGGACTTGCCGCGTTGGCGGTTGGTGGAAACATCGTCGTCAGTTGGTCCTGGTGGGGTGTCAACGCTCTGGGCGCCGGATTGCATTCCTATGGCTTCAAAAAGGGAACGCTGATGGTTCTGGGGCTGTTCATTCTGGCCAACCTGGCGATCATCGGTGTGGGGATGCTGCCAAAACAGTACTGGTGGAGCCTGCGACGACGAGAAGCGACGGCCCCTGGAGTTTGAAGCGGGGTTGAGGCTGTGCGGGGTTCGACGAGCGAAGTGCTGGCAGTCCCGGTGGGTTCATCGTTCTCAATTTCCGTTTGGGAAACTGCGGTTGAGGTTCGCCACCTCAGAAATGCCTACCCGAAAACAAATCACATCTTCGTCGTTCAAGCCAAAGGCGACGGCGTGAAAATCGCCGATCGCGAAAACGAGGATCTCAGCTCACCTCGGCCAACCTCGTAGGCTTGTGGTGGCTGGAATGAAGCGTCACAGTCGCTTGGATTACCACAGCTTTGATGTCGGAATCCGCAGACTGCCGCTCTTTTTTTGCAGTGCCTCGTTGGCCTTTTTTAGAACTCGGCTTTCCTGGGCATGCATCACGCTCTCAATGAAGCTGCGTGAACCATCACCGATCGTTTCCGCAATGTCACCCCGGATTTCGCCAATCCGCTTGACATCCAGCCCCGTCAGGATCAGGTGAACTTCATTCACTCGCGGTTCAAGAATCAAATCCGGCAGTAGACTTTTGCGACACATTTCGGGCCGAATCGTCAGCGAACAACGCGCGACGATCCGCACGTCGGCTTCCGACACCACCGTCATATTGAACCCCTTCACTCCCAGCATCCAGTGTTCAAAGTCTGCCCGGCAGCGTAACTTCGATGCCAGATTCACACTGAACCGAAACTGCTTCGCACTGACGGTTTGAAACTGGTCAATGACGAGCTTGAGCGTATTGACCGGATCGATCAGTTCAATTTTATATTTGTGCCACGCTCCGTGCTTGACGGTGCGTTTCCGCTCCGAGACCCGAATATCGAACCCACGCTGCTTCACGCGAAACCCATCAAAGATTTCATTGGTTTTATCCCAGTGCTGGCGATCTTCGTACTGGTCGGGAATCGCGGTCAGAACGATCACCCGTAGCGCTTCTGTCCAGGATGGAGCATCTTTAAACGCGGGACCATCGAGTGGCGAATTTGATGAAGGCGTATCGCCGTGCACCACACCTAGATTTTCCACAAGTGGTTTTGGAGGCTGCAAATACGGCTGATCAGCGGCAATGGCAGACAACGAAAACAGCCCCGCGACCGTCAGGGCCAACAGATCAACCAACGCCAATCGGATTCGTCCAGTGTCGAATGGGAACATCGTTCAGCTCAGCCATAGGATTGGCAGTTCGCCCGAAATCATCCGGCGGATCATTCGAGCAACGACCAATTCGGTCAAGAGGCGTTCTCCAAGCGCGAGTAATTTCCCGCTCCAATCCCCGCTTGATGCGGAATGAAGAAGGTGGCATTCGGGCGAGAATGGGCAGAATCTCACATCTGCGAAACCACTGTCGTTCCTGACGCAATTTCCGAAACTGAGGCAACGCATTTGCGAATCCGGTTGAGAGAACTCGGCCCCTCACATACAATCCTAGCGAAATTGCGTGTGTTCAGTTTGTCCGTACGGGCAGGCGGCGTCTTTGACAAATCGGCCTGATTGCCCCGAACGCCTTTGACCGGAGTTGCGAATCGAGATGACGAATTATCTGTTCACGAGTGAATCTGTCAGTATGGGACATCCTGACAAGGTGGCCGATCAGGTGTCCGATGGCGTGCTGGACGCAATCCTGGCTCAAGATCCTCGCTCACGCGTCGCCTGCGAAACGCTTTGCACGACCGATCTGGTGGTGCTGTCCGGTGAAATCACAACTCAGGCGAAACTGGACTACGTACAGGTCGCTCGCGATGTCATCAAAGACATTGGCTATATCAGCGACGACATCGGATTCTCGTATGAATCGTGCAAGGTCTTTGTCGCCTTGCACAGTCAAAGCCCAGATATTGCCATGGGCGTCGACCGCGAAGGTGCCGGCGATCAAGGTTTGATGTTCGGTTATGCCTGCGATCAAACGCCCGAACTGATGCCGCTGCCGATCGCTCTGTCGCATCGCATCATCAATCGTCTGACTGAGGCACGCCAGAAGAAGGAAGTCGACTGGCTGCGTCCCGACGCGAAAAGCCAGGTCACCGTCGAATACGATTCCAACAACAAGCCAGTTGGAATCTCGGCAGTCGTCGTCTCAACGCAGCATCATGAGAAGGTCAGCCAGGACGACATCACCAACTTCGTGATCGCCGATGTCATCAAGCAGTCGGTTCCCGCCGAGCTGCTGACCAAGAATACCAAGTACCACATCAATCCAACCGGTCGATTCGTCGTCGGTGGACCACACGGCGACACCGGCTTGACCGGTCGCAAGATCATCGTCGACACCTACGGTGGTTGGGGCCGCCACGGTGGCGGTGCATTCAGCGGTAAGGACCCCACAAAGGTGGACCGTTCCGCCGCATACATGGCTCGCCATGTCGCCAAGAATATCGTCGCCGCAGGGTTGGCTCGCGAATGCGAAGTGCAGTTGGCCTATGCCATCGGCGTCGCCGAACCGGTCAGCGTGCACGTCAACACCAACGGCACCAATGCCATTCCCGATGAAAAAATCGTCGCTCTCGTGCGCGAGCACTTTAAGATGACGCCACTGGCGATCATCGATTACCTGAAGCTGCGTCGTCCGGTCTACCGCAAGACCGCCAGCGGCGGACACTTCGGCCGTTCCGATGCGGACTTCACGTGGGAAGCCACTAACAAGGCCGCCGACCTCAAGAAGGCTGCCGGCCTCTGATCGACGGCATGCCACTGCGTCGCCGTCAATGCTTAGAACCACCCCATTGAGCCTTACGCTCAGTGGGGTGATTTTTTGATGCACGCGACCACCAACCCTTCCGTGGTAACGATTCTTCTCCAATGAAGACTCGGGACAACGCACACAGGCATCAACCATCTTGATTCAGGCGATCCTCGATTCAGTAATCGAGCGTCACCAACTCTGCGCCGGGATAATAGTGCAGCACAATCTGGTCGTACGGACGACCTGAATCGGCTTGCCCTTTGGCCCCCCATTGGCAGAAGCCGACCCCATGCCCATGACCGCGACCCGTGAAGGTCACACGGCTCGGCTCTAGATCAATGCGAAAATGCGGACTCGCAAGCAGTCCCGTCGGCATCCGTTCCCGCAGATCAATCCCCGTAACAGTCGCCACGCGAGTTCCATGATGAATCTCGAATCGCGGAATCGATCCGCGACCGACTTCGACGGGCTGGTGAATCGATCGAATGTCGGACAATGCGCCGCGTGAGACGGGCTCCAACGCACGCTTCTGGAACGCGGTACGATCAATCTCTGCGGTCCAGCGGAAGTGCGGCGACTCGCGGCACCATTCACAGTCCACGGGCGCCAGGCAATCAATCGCATCCTTAAAGACAAGCTTCCCCTCGACAGTTCGCCCACCGCAAACGGCCGAATAGTAGGTGCAAAACAACTTCCCCCCTGACTGGCATACCACCCCTCGTGTCGATGCGACGGCACGGCGGCTACTTTCACTTTCCCCGGCCAGTCGACGCCCCGTCGCGTCCCGATATTCGACTCCCAGATACTTCTGACTGCGCTGTGACGACAACAGGTCATAAACCGCTAGCGAATCGGCCTGCTGTGCTTGATAGAGCGCATACGTTCGTGCGACGACCGCTTGGGCCTTGCGAGCTTCCCCGGGGAATTTCGCGGGCATCTCGGAATCGACGACACTGGCAAGATACTCTTCGACCGGCAGAACGTTGACCGCCGACACCTTTCCATCCGTACGTCGATACAACCGTACCACGCCACGATAGAGGTGGCCGTTCACGCGAATGGCGGGCGACTGACTGGGAATGATCTCCAACTGCCGGCACGCATACTCGTGCGTCCCACACTTCAGCCCATGCTTCGTCGGAGTCACCTTGACGCTACCAGAGTCAAAATTCGCTTGTGGCTTTTCATCGTCGCTCAGTGAAACCATGCGGTAGTGGCCGCGAACCTCAAGCTGAAACGAATCGGCTCCCCCCGGCGTCACGTTCACTCGAATTGCGGGCTCGTTTACCACCACACGCCTGGACGCCAGCGGCACTTTCGCGGTGGATTCCTTCGCAGCAGGCTTGGCAGCGGATCGAACGAACGATTGGAGTGGGGGAGGGGGCTTTTGATCACTTGGAGAGGTACGGATCGTCAAGAAGGCGATCAACACAAGACAGGCCAAGCTCAAGACAATCCATCCCTGGCCGCGTCTCATTCTGGCCTGAGCTGCGACCGACCCGTCGATCGCCGGTGAAGAATCCGATGACGCGTTGGACGCCTCCGAAAAAAAAGAACGAGGCTGACCTGCGGGATCGCGATCAGCCTCGTTCCTGGATTCAGTCACACTGCGGTCTCCGACACGCGTGTTGATTCAAATCATCAGTCGTTTCGCAGCTTCAGGTTGATTTCACCCAACTGCTGACGGATTTCGTTGAGCGACGTCACACCGAAGTTTTTCGTTGCCAGCAATTCGTCTGGCGTACGCTGAACCAACTCGGCGAGAGTCGTAATCTGTAGACGAGCCATACACTTGCGAGCTCGGACCGACAAGTTGAGGTCCGAAACCGAACGAGCCAACAACGCTTGTTCCTGAGGAGACAAATCGGCGGGCAGCACCGCATAGGTTCCTGCACCACCCTGCCAGGCACCGGCATCCTTCGGCTTCGAGGGAGCCAGATTCTGGCCAATTCGCAATCCATGAGCCTGCATCAATTCGCGAATTTCGACCAATGAGGTTTCGCCGAAATTCTTTCCTTGCAGCAGATCGGGCTCGGTAATCTTCGTCAGATCACCCAACGTCTGGATATTCATACTAGCAAGACAGTTACGACTACGAACCGACAATTCGAAGTCGGTGACAGGACGACTGAGCAACTGCTCAAGACGAGCTTCGTTCTTCGCCATGTCATCGTCATAGTACATTTCGCTCGTCGCTTCAATGTCCTTCATGTACATCAAGGCGCGGGCGTGATTCTGATCGTGCTGCAGCACGCGTCGGAAGCAGAATGCTGCGGCCGAGTAATTTCCTTTGTCTTCATACAGCAGACCGAGATTCAGCAAGGCTCCGATATAGAACGGAGGTTTGCTGAGACCTTGCTCGTACAGACGAATTGCTTCGTTGTCATTGCCGTACAGCGCGTTCTCGCCAGCGAGGCGGAACAGTGCCTGCGAATGATGCGGATCCATGTCCACTGCGCGTTCGAAGTACTCGATCGCACCGTATGTATCGCCACGATCGGCCAGGATGCAGCCCATCTGATACGAGTAATCCGCCCGACGGGCACCTTCGGTACCGGCTTGCTTCAGAGCGGTTTCGGCGTCTTCCAAGCGACCATGCATACGAATTGCGCCGGCGCGTTTCATGATGCATTCGACGTTGTCGTAACCGGCTTTCGCGGCGGCAGTGAACTTCTCTTCAGCATCGGTCCATTGTTCGAGCGAGAGGTAGACCATCCCCAGCACGTACATGGCGACGCCAT
This Schlesneria paludicola DSM 18645 DNA region includes the following protein-coding sequences:
- the metK gene encoding methionine adenosyltransferase, with the protein product MTNYLFTSESVSMGHPDKVADQVSDGVLDAILAQDPRSRVACETLCTTDLVVLSGEITTQAKLDYVQVARDVIKDIGYISDDIGFSYESCKVFVALHSQSPDIAMGVDREGAGDQGLMFGYACDQTPELMPLPIALSHRIINRLTEARQKKEVDWLRPDAKSQVTVEYDSNNKPVGISAVVVSTQHHEKVSQDDITNFVIADVIKQSVPAELLTKNTKYHINPTGRFVVGGPHGDTGLTGRKIIVDTYGGWGRHGGGAFSGKDPTKVDRSAAYMARHVAKNIVAAGLARECEVQLAYAIGVAEPVSVHVNTNGTNAIPDEKIVALVREHFKMTPLAIIDYLKLRRPVYRKTASGGHFGRSDADFTWEATNKAADLKKAAGL
- a CDS encoding SpoIID/LytB domain-containing protein, whose translation is MSLACLVLIAFLTIRTSPSDQKPPPPLQSFVRSAAKPAAKESTAKVPLASRRVVVNEPAIRVNVTPGGADSFQLEVRGHYRMVSLSDDEKPQANFDSGSVKVTPTKHGLKCGTHEYACRQLEIIPSQSPAIRVNGHLYRGVVRLYRRTDGKVSAVNVLPVEEYLASVVDSEMPAKFPGEARKAQAVVARTYALYQAQQADSLAVYDLLSSQRSQKYLGVEYRDATGRRLAGESESSRRAVASTRGVVCQSGGKLFCTYYSAVCGGRTVEGKLVFKDAIDCLAPVDCEWCRESPHFRWTAEIDRTAFQKRALEPVSRGALSDIRSIHQPVEVGRGSIPRFEIHHGTRVATVTGIDLRERMPTGLLASPHFRIDLEPSRVTFTGRGHGHGVGFCQWGAKGQADSGRPYDQIVLHYYPGAELVTLDY
- a CDS encoding DNA-directed RNA polymerase subunit alpha C-terminal domain-containing protein, translating into MIKTAEPVNIRGILQSKGQMTADEFSQLRRAVASDQVVAARQEIEAILRDVESGAASGQGVRAGIGAYLLGQHAIAERLLSGAGSDGVAMYVLGMVYLSLEQWTDAEEKFTAAAKAGYDNVECIMKRAGAIRMHGRLEDAETALKQAGTEGARRADYSYQMGCILADRGDTYGAIEYFERAVDMDPHHSQALFRLAGENALYGNDNEAIRLYEQGLSKPPFYIGALLNLGLLYEDKGNYSAAAFCFRRVLQHDQNHARALMYMKDIEATSEMYYDDDMAKNEARLEQLLSRPVTDFELSVRSRNCLASMNIQTLGDLTKITEPDLLQGKNFGETSLVEIRELMQAHGLRIGQNLAPSKPKDAGAWQGGAGTYAVLPADLSPQEQALLARSVSDLNLSVRARKCMARLQITTLAELVQRTPDELLATKNFGVTSLNEIRQQLGEINLKLRND
- the ccsA gene encoding cytochrome c biogenesis protein — translated: MATDTLPTNETKPFTTSGPSGVSLWDGVKRVLEPAASLKLTVVLFALSIFLILAGTFAQVDKDIWEVIGLYFRCWMAWVPLQVFFPPSFFPEKPMEVPGGFWFPGGKLLGLLLAINLVSAHLVRFKAVAKGGRLVAGFLAIAAGCAVTYAIIAAGANSKGIQGDPLIPYTTQWIGYQGLLGLAALSAGFALVSLCQQPLAKAGDKWARQLFLRGLVAAIGFVLAALLTWIIMRGEAGRPTDASLRILWQLTQGSVASIALLGGCWAVFGQRAGIVLLHGGIGLMMFYELHVALTAVETQMNLVEGERTNFVHDIRTCELAIVDVTDPTEDRVVAIPKSLVTGKEPIETPDLPFRVVVKNFQQNARLRPIKSDDTNLATEGIGQKWFAEPRKPGAGTDNDSKIDMPAAYVTLESKTDGKPLGTHLVSLELSLSDKSDVTQIGDKSYLIELRPKRYYKPYVFKLNDVRKEDYLGTSTPRNYASTVHVVDTSRNVDEDKTIWMNNPLRFANETFYQSGYHQEEGTGIEHTTLSVVANSGWMMPYVGCMLVGVGMLVHFLSMLIRFLTRGDTVELSTADAQRASQLAAKLGMTPKPPVGAPARTVIGASKSSRASMALTAAIMACAMGYVIYGAIPPKPKELSFDLYRFGQIPVVSEGRTKPLDSAARSALLTISGRTRVATGEGREKTYIPAIQWLLEVISDAKVSDERHIFRIENLEVQETVGVKKRDEMRYARNEIQSRADEFKKQYDLASKQSHDDPKQLSVAQKKLLELSEKFSTFLNLKAAFGLQNTIGGTTETEVFESFRRVMDQTQSIEERGQPVFAVGPTDKDDNWHTLARAWMLNLINRIQKKGDPNPTVLAWEQILKAFSDDKPADFNKAVDSLLAQINEHPPADVTPWVIRLESYINHTQPFSYAIVMYLLAFILSAMGWLFWPQGFNRAAFGLLMVAFVVHTAGLLARLIISGRPPVTNLYSSAVFIGWGCVLLGMLFELIYRIGIGNLVAGVAGYATLLIADVLASDGDTFTVLQAVLDTQFWLATHVTCITLGYATTYLAGLFGVAYIIRGVLTPSLTADDGRDITRMIYGTLCFSIFFSFIGTVLGGLWADDSWGRFWGWDPKENAALIIVLWNALALHARWGGMVRERGLAALAVGGNIVVSWSWWGVNALGAGLHSYGFKKGTLMVLGLFILANLAIIGVGMLPKQYWWSLRRREATAPGV